The Propionibacterium freudenreichii subsp. freudenreichii genome contains a region encoding:
- a CDS encoding glycerol-3-phosphate responsive antiterminator: MSDREAPHDERSATLPNALIHRLMAVPAGRSLMTRLAHSPVIPAVSGVDALEGFLDSPTESCLLGGLSVIALQRALTQLIAADIHPLVNLDSLSGLSRDRAGLDWLQAMGVTGLVTTRLSLLQSAPHYGFLAIQTLVLGGASLVDSALSALESAHAGLALVAPAPVLGRLDPAALPKLQPFLASGFVRNVDDVDDALAHGAIGVTSSARGLWGYERERS, from the coding sequence ATGAGCGACCGGGAAGCACCCCATGACGAGCGTTCGGCAACGTTGCCGAACGCGCTGATCCACCGGCTCATGGCAGTGCCCGCAGGCCGGTCCCTCATGACGCGACTCGCCCACTCACCGGTGATCCCCGCCGTGAGTGGCGTCGACGCGCTCGAGGGCTTCCTCGACTCCCCCACGGAGAGTTGTCTGCTCGGCGGGTTGTCGGTGATCGCATTGCAGCGTGCCCTCACACAGTTGATCGCCGCTGACATCCATCCGTTGGTCAACCTCGATTCCCTGTCGGGCCTCAGCCGCGACCGGGCCGGCCTCGACTGGCTGCAGGCGATGGGGGTGACGGGACTCGTCACCACGCGTCTCTCCCTGCTGCAAAGTGCACCCCACTACGGGTTCCTTGCGATCCAGACGCTCGTGCTGGGCGGCGCGAGCCTGGTCGACTCGGCGCTGTCGGCACTGGAATCGGCCCACGCCGGCCTGGCCCTGGTGGCCCCGGCCCCGGTGCTCGGACGCCTCGACCCGGCCGCCCTGCCGAAGCTCCAGCCATTCCTGGCGTCGGGATTCGTCAGGAACGTCGACGATGTGGACGATGCCCTGGCCCACGGCGCGATCGGGGTCACCAGCTCGGCGCGCGGGCTGTGGGGCTACGAGCGAGAACGCAGCTGA
- a CDS encoding pentapeptide repeat-containing protein produces MAQREMAAVALLANSDERSQAVAVIELSQLIIDWSLAREASWKTVEGKQGQRDIVDYPEWDRIRELTRLAFFDIDTTWQHRDNVIIRVSPGDGGSELVRHVRAERLQLVVKRFQATPVKAGWSHRGARSLLPYLDFSCIDLRGQFLGDINLSGVKLAGAKLEESDLSNATLTGADLTGVTYSGKRSRSGRTLPETRFPEGFDPESVGMIRVE; encoded by the coding sequence TTGGCTCAACGAGAAATGGCTGCCGTAGCTCTCCTTGCGAATTCCGATGAGCGATCTCAAGCTGTGGCGGTGATTGAGCTCTCTCAGCTGATCATTGATTGGTCTCTTGCCAGGGAGGCATCTTGGAAGACAGTGGAAGGAAAGCAAGGGCAGCGGGATATCGTGGATTATCCTGAGTGGGATCGAATTAGAGAGCTGACCAGATTGGCATTCTTTGATATCGATACGACATGGCAGCATCGGGACAATGTCATTATTCGAGTCTCGCCTGGTGATGGCGGATCTGAACTTGTCCGGCACGTTCGAGCTGAGCGGCTTCAGTTGGTGGTGAAGAGATTTCAGGCAACTCCTGTTAAGGCGGGGTGGAGTCATCGAGGGGCTCGGAGCCTACTTCCATACTTGGATTTTTCTTGCATTGATCTGCGTGGACAGTTTCTCGGTGATATTAATTTGAGCGGCGTGAAGCTCGCAGGGGCGAAATTGGAGGAGTCTGACCTGTCAAATGCCACACTCACGGGAGCTGACTTGACCGGTGTGACCTACTCGGGGAAGCGGAGTAGGTCGGGCCGGACGCTCCCAGAGACGCGCTTCCCTGAAGGGTTTGATCCAGAGAGTGTGGGGATGATTCGGGTCGAGTAG
- a CDS encoding helix-turn-helix domain-containing protein — MSDSLKERFGANLRAERQRRRLTQESLAEFLGVTPRYLGGLERGERNLTLDSIEALAEQLDIDPLQLLVGPAAARRIQARRVQLRSRS, encoded by the coding sequence ATGAGCGATTCCCTAAAAGAGCGGTTCGGTGCGAACCTTCGTGCCGAGCGTCAGCGTCGGCGGCTCACACAGGAGAGCCTCGCGGAGTTCCTGGGCGTCACGCCGCGATACCTGGGCGGGTTGGAGCGCGGCGAGCGCAATCTCACCCTCGACAGCATCGAGGCCCTGGCCGAGCAGCTCGATATCGACCCGCTGCAGTTGCTGGTGGGTCCCGCGGCGGCGCGCCGCATTCAGGCGCGTCGCGTTCAGCTGCGTTCTCGCTCGTAG
- a CDS encoding DsbA family oxidoreductase, with product MTTQLFDHADDRIAVDVWSDVMCPFCYLGDGLLGKALEDFPQADQVDIRYHSFLLMPDLPEGVTRDLSDVLENERGYPREQTEAMNARITEQGAGIGLDYHFDDALATNMRRAHELSHFAKDAGKQHAMVQRLFRAYFTEGLDLGDVDVLADLAGDVGLDRDAAVAALQAGTYADDVETDIAQAQQLGISGVPFFVFNGKYAVSGAQPAEAFSQVLNTVWKESTEAAPAGE from the coding sequence ATGACCACGCAATTGTTTGACCATGCCGACGACCGCATTGCCGTGGACGTCTGGAGCGACGTCATGTGCCCGTTCTGCTATCTGGGTGATGGCCTGCTGGGCAAGGCGCTGGAGGATTTCCCGCAGGCCGATCAGGTGGACATTCGCTATCACAGCTTCCTGCTGATGCCCGACCTTCCCGAGGGCGTCACGAGGGACCTTTCCGATGTGCTGGAGAACGAGCGCGGATATCCCCGTGAGCAGACCGAGGCGATGAACGCCCGTATCACCGAGCAGGGCGCCGGAATCGGCCTGGATTATCACTTCGACGACGCCCTGGCCACGAACATGCGGCGGGCCCACGAGCTGTCCCACTTCGCCAAGGACGCGGGAAAGCAGCACGCCATGGTGCAGCGCTTGTTCCGGGCCTATTTCACCGAGGGGCTGGACCTGGGCGACGTGGACGTGCTCGCCGATCTGGCCGGTGACGTCGGCCTCGACCGGGATGCGGCCGTGGCTGCGTTGCAGGCGGGAACCTATGCCGACGACGTGGAGACCGATATCGCGCAGGCCCAGCAGCTGGGCATCTCCGGGGTGCCGTTCTTCGTGTTCAACGGCAAGTATGCGGTGTCGGGGGCCCAGCCGGCGGAGGCCTTCAGTCAGGTGCTCAATACGGTCTGGAAGGAATCGACCGAAGCAGCACCGGCAGGTGAATGA